The genomic region acaaatgaagaaactgagcctCAAAGAAATCATTGCCTCGATTTACACCACCTAATAAGTAGAAGAAACCGAGATTTATGAaccaagttttttttcttttctttcttgttgtttTAACCTGCCGCCCCCTGGAAGCCCACCAGGCCAAACTAGCCGCCTCATATGCTCATCTCCAGCTCTCCCCGCCACATGCGCTCCCTGTGGGCTGAGCTCTGAACCCCACAGTTAACTTCTCACCCATGATGCTCCTCTGCCTCCAGGGCATGAAGTGTCCTgacttttgttttagaaaatttgGTCACTGTAATAGCCACATATGTTGTAAGCCATCTCCAGTCACTTCTTCAAAGAGGAGTACAGCTCTCAGACACAGTCACCAGTCTGACCAGTTGCCAGAGGCGCTGTGTTTtaaggaaggaaagggaggatACTCTGGTTTCTCTTGAAATCGAATAAATCTTTTGCCATTTACTAAAGATTTCCGTGGAGAGAAACAACTCTGAGTGTTCAACTCTGTGCCTGGGCAGGGCTCATCTTTAAtgttatggtggtggtttagtcgctaaatcatgtccagcccttggcaAACCccctctgtagcctgccaggctcctctgtccatgggatttcccagacaagaatatgggagtaggttgccatttccttctccaggggatcttccccactcaaggattgaacctgggtctcctgcattgcaggcggattctttaccagggaagccccttgatgttataataaaagataaaaaagtaaaagaaagcaaagaggggagttccttggtggtctagtggttaggactccattcTTTCACTGCCAtgccccaggttcagtccctagctggggaactgagatcccacaagcctcgagtcttggccaaaaaaaaaagaaaaaaaaatttttttaagggaaaggAATTAGAAGTGTATTAAATCTCTGGGAATTGGGCCCCCTTACCTGGCCTCCTGGGCTCAGCCCTGTTTGCTCTGAAGAGGTCAGTGAGCCCTCTCCAGCCACCGGAGGTCTTGTTGGTAAGAAGGCCTCAAAGGCTAAGTGTATGTTCTGAACCAAATGAAAAATGCCCATCACACCAGGCTAACGTCTCCCCCTGTGGCTTCATCCCTCACAGTATGCAGCTGACCCCCAGGACAAGCACTGGCTGGCCGAGCAGCATCATATGCGGGCAACAGGGGGAAAGATGGTAAGCACTGTGCACACGTGCCAACGCCAGGGACCCACCCACCCAGAGGCCAGGGCTGCTGGTGAGAGCTTGCCTCCAAACCTGAGAGACTGCACGCCCAACAAATGAGAAAGGAGGCTTGTAGGAGTAGAGAGGGCCCTTTCCCTCATGCTGAAGACCTGCCTGTAAGCGCTGCCTTTGCTCTCCTGTGCCCGGGTCTCCCACACACGGCCCCCCGCTCCGTGGCCCCCTCACATGTAGTTCATAGTAGCCGATGTAAGAATGGCAAGTACAAGACACACCTAACACTCTGCCGTCACGACTGCCTGTTGATAGATCTCACCCTCCGTCACAACTCTGCCACCAGACACAGCTACGGGATCTCTTCTCAGCACTGCCCCAGGCAGCACCCCTTGTCAGAGAAAATTAGCACATGCAGTGAAACTTGCTTGCCACACCTGGCAGCCCCTTCCAGAATCACTTCTACTTGAAGAGTTCTCAGGGCAAACCAAGCAACATCCTTAGGAAAATCATCGTCACGTGTATTCTAAAGCTGTCACGGGGGGATGTGTCCACCACATGCACTGTCTCACCTGAAGATGCAGTTGGTCCCACTGCTGGGACTGCTCCCGTTAGAATTTAGTGGCCTTGCAAGCCACTACACCATCCCCTACCTGGCTGCCTTTTATTTTCTACTATATTTATTGCTACACTCGCTTTCAAAAAGGATTTTAGGAAGCTTACTGTGAATACATAACATAAATAAGAaatagagaggaaaaaggaaaggcagAATCGAAAATTAAGGCAGGAGCAAGACTAGTTATAAAAAAGGAttgttgtgtgtttttgtgtgtgtgtgtgttttttaaaaaaaagggcaGGGGAATTTTAAGTTACCAGCCTGGGAGACCAGTGCATGTCTATAGGTTTTCACAAATTCAGTTCCTGTGCCCCTAAGATGAAGACAGTCAAATGACTCAAGGGACACACAGTTATTTCTGACCCTAAGACTGGAAAGAAATGCCTCCCACAGAAGACTCTCATGTGATGAACATCATCACCCACGTGGTAAGTTCACAAGAGGGCTGTCCCAAGGCAGATCGTGGCATTGTGCCAAAGCAGTTCTACAGGCCCTGGACCACACAGCCCAGCTTCTAGACAGCAGTGCAGTTTATCGTGTTTGCCCTTTTGCCTCAGAGTTCAAAACCAGCTTATCTTAGTTCTGGGGTTCACACATGGCTTCCTTCCGATTTCCTGTTTCCATGTGTACTTTGCTGGCTCTCtggctctttcattttttttttatttatttttgattgaaggataattataatattgtgttggtttctatcatacatcaacatggatcaccCGTgggtacatatgtcccctccctcttgagcctccttcccacttcCTACCCCGTCCTATCCcactaggttgtcccagagccccagtttgagttctgtgagtcatacagtaaattcccatatctgttttacatgttaatgtatatgtttccgtGCCTCTCTCTTCATTTGTCCCACCATCTCCTTACCCCGCCCCTTCCATGtcaataagtctgttctctatgtctgcacctCCATTACTGCCCAGAAAATAGGATcattagtaccatctttctagattccatatatatgggttaaCATACAGTGTTTATTTATCTCTTTccaacttacttcactgtgtataataggctctgtgttcatccacctcattagcactgagtcaagtgtgttcctttttattggccctttcattttaaaacaccTCAGGGTCCCTTTTTACAAGAGATGGCAGCTATAGATAAATTAGTCACCATTGCCCACTCTCCCACCCAGAAAGTTTCAACTTAAGTGAAAGAATGTCTCAAGGAACTGTTCCCCAGACAGACAGTCTCTCCCTACTCTATCCATTGCTAAATTATAAACTGTGACTACTGGCCCCTCCCTTCTAGCCTTTACTTTAAGTAGACATTTAATAAAGTGTTAATCGAGTTGGACTGAAATGAACCAAAGGCAATGATGACTCTCCTTTGCTCCTACCCTAGGCCTACCTCCTCATTGAGGAGGACATCCGGGACCTCGCTGCCAGTGATGACTACAGGTAAAACCATTAATCtctgctctcccctccccactgggaTGAGCTTAGACCTACATCCTCCCTTACTTCAACCCTCCTCCTCAATGTCTGTTCTAGAGGATGCCTGGACCTGAAGTTAGAGGAGCTGAAATCCTTTGTCCTGCCCTCCTGGATGGTTGAGAAGATGCGGAAGTACATGGAGACACTCCGGACAGAGAATGAGCATCGTGCTGTCGAAGCGCCTCCACAGACCTGAAACCGGTCCCCTGGTTACACTTGGCAGCCCTCCTCCAAGGCCCTTGTACCCACATGGCTGAGGCCACTGCTGGGACTGCTCCTAGATGGATCTCAGCGGCATTAAGCTATGCCTGGGCTAGTTTGTAGTGACTCACTGCAGAGCGCCCCCAGACTGGCATGTGGTTCTATATTTGTAAAGTTATTGGGATAAGAAGCAATTAAACAGTTTGTAATAAACACAGATGGTGAGCCTGCTGTGAGGTCTGCCAGTGGGGGCTGACAAAATATCAAGGGCTCTAGAGGAAGTGGGTGTAGGAAAAAAGGACCAGGCACCCTCACCACAGCAAGCCCAGTGACCCGCGGATATCTGCTTTGTGAGATGAAGCTGGGGACACCATGGATtttgccagtcttccctgtccctctgtttctgttttctcacccAACTAAAGCATGGAATAGCAGAATGTGATGGCTGGCACCATGGGAGGCTGATgacaaatcagaagaaaaatgtaaGGTGGCttttattacccccattttataggTTAAAACTCTAAATTTTGTGCCCAGGGTAACGCAGCAAACTGTTGGAGAGGCAGCCAATGAAGCTGTTTTCCAATAAGGACTCTCTCACTCTAACCATCAGCTTCTAGTTTTTTCCCTCACCTGCGTGTTCAGACACCTAAGGCCCCAACCAAAGTGCCTAGGACATTAATAACAGGTGGAGGAGCTGGGGTTTCCGGTTTTATGGACgagtgtggcttcccaggtggcatacaggtaaagaatccgcctgccagtgcagtagacagcgagacactggtttgatccctgaattgggaaaatccccaggagtAGGTAATGGAAACatactccagtattgcctggaaagttccatggacagaggagcctggcaggctacagtccgtggggtcgcagagttaggactgagcgcgcacacacatcAAAGACGGGAGACCCTCGGCAAGGGAGTGCAGGGTGTTGCCAACTGTAGCTAAGGATTTGACCTAAAGGGATTCATCCCACGTGGACGTCTTCTAGGCCCTTTAATGGTCGGCGTTTTCCAAAGACGGCCAATCCGTTACAGGTTCGTTAATCAATGACAGCCTCTTCTGCCAATCTCCAGTGAGAAGCCCGATTCTGTCGCCCAATAGTAGTACGCTGGTAGGTGGGTCTAGCGGTTGCGCGGTGACATAGCACTCTGGAGTGCCCCATTGGCTGGATCAAACCCAAGCGAGGCAGTGATTGGTTAGCGCTGCCGGAGGGTTACAATTCAAACGCGGGCGGGCGGGCCCGCAGCCCTGCAGTTGCAACTGTGAGCTCTGCGTACCGCTTATCTCCGTCTCATCGCCGCCCGGATGGCTTCCCAGAATCGCGACCCAGCCGCAGCCAGCGTCGCCGCCGCCCGTAAAGGAGCCGAACCCAACGGGGGTGCCGCCCGGGGCCCCGTGGGCAAGAGGTGAGTGGTGTGGAGGTAACATCCGCCGGGCCTGGCACCCCCTGGGCATTTGGGGCCGAGAGGGAAGACTTCCGGGACCCCCCCTCCTCCTGGAACGGGTAAGATACGGGAGTTAGAGAGACACGCCAGAAGCTCTCCTGCTCTTAAGAGACACTCCCGAAAGAGGACGGAAGGGGTAGGATcgctgccaggatcctctgtcagtGAGCCGAGATGAAGATACTCCGGCGATCCTCTGTGGCTAGGCCGGAGGGCGGCGGGGGAGCGGGGTcggggaggaagaaggggagaaaTTGAGATCCGGAGAGAGACGCCAGAGAAGCAGATGGGTTTAAGAGTAAGCCAGATCCTCGAATTAGGGAGGGTGAGGGCTCACTAGTACCCTCCTATGGAAATGGAGGTGACTGTTGTGAGTCTGACCTCAGGGTAGAGGAAAGCCTCCGTGACAGCTGCCCCAGAGAGACTGGGATGGGAGGAGATACCTGGAGTCCTGGCCCATCCAGACCCCCAGGTGACTCCAAGTGCTCTTTTTGCAGGCTACAACAGGAGCTGATGACTCTCATGGTGAGTGACCAGTGCCCAGATCCCCAACCAACTGGTCTACCCTCCCACCTTCTGGTCACCTATCAGTGGCTTCCTTTCCTACATCAGGCTCTTTGGTAGTCGTGGGGGTAAAAAGATGAGTCCACCTTTCTCTCTTCTGGAAAGAAGTTAATCCACCCCACCTACACACCTTTTCTCCCGCAATCTCTACTCCCCAGTACCATCCCCGCCACAGTGAAGTTGTACCTAAAATACAGCTCTTGTACAAGGCCCTCTCCCTGTCCTGCCTGGCCCTACTTCCCTGCCCTTAggtttgaaaaaagtgaaagtgtcagtagcTCAGCGGTGTcccgctctttgcaaccccatgaactgtagcctggtagtctcctctgtccagggaattctccaggcaagaatactggagtgggtagccattcccttctccaggggatcttcccgcattgtgggcagattctttatcccctGAGCCACATTAACCCTAGATACTTAGCTCACATCCTTCAATGACCATATTGTTCCTCTTCCCAGTCTGTGAATAGCTTCTGGGCTTCATATATAACCAGCACTCAATAGCAtgttgagggaattccctggtggtccagtggttaggactcaacgCTTTCACTGCCTTgggccaggttccatccctggtcaggaaacgaagatcccacaagccaagaacagccaaataaaagaGCATGTTGAACTGAATTCCCACAGCATTAAAAGGTACAGAGCTGCCTTCTGCTTCCCTACATAACATCTCCTTTCTTAGCCTGGCAATGAAACTCCACAATCCCAGTACTCCCCTCAGGAAAGCGTATCGGTTTGGCCAGGTTGCTTTTATTTTGGATCAAAATGTGAGGTTAAGAGAAAGGGGTTCACTGACTGGCACCCCCAGGAGCGaactcttccagcccagcatgtgtTGTGTTTGCTCCCCAGATGTCTGGCGATAAAGGAATTTCTGCCTTCCCTGAGTCGGACAACCTCTTCAAATGGGTGGGGACCATCCATGGAGCTGCTGGCACAGTAAGTGCAGGGTTGGGGGAGGTGAGTGTGACTCAGCTGAgtctggggagaggtgggaggtgaAATCCAAGTGCCAGGTCTGCTTCACCTTTTGCCCAGCAGGACACTCCCCTGTGTCTGCTGGGGTGCCCTGAGCCTGTGGCCCTGGTCCCCCGGACTACAGCGAGAGGCTGGGTGTAAGGCCGCGCTCTCCATCTGAGGTGCTTACAGAGGACCAGACAGCAAAGACAATTGAGCACTTAGGCTGGTGGGCCTCAGACCAAAGGATCACTGAGGACCCCACCAGATACGAGAGAAAGCACCAGGCCAGTTTCACGCTTCGCCTTCTGTCGAGTCTCAGATGAACTCAGGGGGTCTGGGCTGGGAACCGAGGCTCGGGGCGGGAGGGTTACCCCTCGAATctctttctccaggtatatgAAGACCTGAGGTATAAACTGTCCCTGGAGTTCCCCAGTGGCTACCCTTACAACGCGCCCACGGTGAAGTTCCTCACACCCTGCTACCATCCCAATGTGGACACCCAGGGTAACATCTGCCTGGACATCCTGAAAGACAAGTGGTCCGCCCTGTATGACGTCAGGACCATCCTGCTCTCCATCCAGAGTCTGCTCGGAGGTGACTGCCCGGCCCGGCCCCTCCCCCAGAACCTGGGGACCTGTCAGGACTCCCCCCGGGCTGCCTCTCCTAGCCACACCTGACCCTTCTTTTCCTCCACCCACAGAGCCCAACATTGATAGCCCTTTGAACACACATGCTGCCGAACTCTGGAAAAACCCCACAGGTGGGTCCTTCATCCTAAGGGCACCAGACCATCCCTCCCCAACCTTCAGAAGCTCCTTCAAACAACAGGAGGATTCCAGTGACTTGAGAATGTGTCCTGATGGCTTAAGGGGGCCGGGCAGGGAGTGGCAGTGTGGGGGGCAGGCTTaagggggccggggagggggtaACCCACTTCCACCTCTTCCTTGACGTGTCTGGTTCTCCTGTTTGCTATAAAATCAGAAAAACCAACACATTCCACATTAATGGAGCTTGGGGAGATTTTAAGTAGAAGCCAAAGCTTTGTGCAAATGTCTCTCGGGGCCCCTAGTcgcctcccctgtccctgggagcaGAGCTACCCCCTAGAAGCAGAGCCCATCCAGAAGACCTGTCTTGGTGACCAGCAGAGGGTCAAACTGTTGTGCTGGGAAACCCCTCCCAGCTCCCCAAACTCCCCCCACGTGTGTATTCTTGCTGCTGTCTTGCCCACCTTACCCCTGCCCCCATCACTCACCGAGACCTGCCTGTTCTCTTCCAGCCTTTAAGAAGTACCTGCAAGAAACCTACTCAAAGCAGGTCTCCAGCCAAGACCCCTGACCTGGGATGGCCAGCTCTCCTtgtgttgtctttttttcttttttttccttaggcaGTCTGTCCATGCCTCGATTTCTGTACAGGACTCTTGTCTTATCTGTggtgtcatttttgttttgtttctgttttttaaattaagtgtgGTTAAACCCTTGTgatgaatatattaaataaatacatttgggGATTTTTATAGGAAGTTGCTGTTTTGTCATTACCCAAGGGTTGGAAGTGCCCAGGGTTAGCAGAGATCAGGTTTAGGGTTTGGGTTCTCTGCTCCACGGCCCAGGGAGTAGAAACAGCTGATAGGCTGTAGGGCTGAGCACAGGAGTGACAAGATTCCCTCCCTTGCAACCTGAGTTATTTTATGATTCtgcatctgtttcctcatctataaaacgggTGTCACAAAATGCTAGTTTCtgagagttccctggcagtctagtggtgaGGAGTCAACGCTTTCATTGCTGCAGCCCTGGTCCAATGCCTGGGAACAGATCCCAGAAGCCACGCAGCAtggcaataaataaatactaatttaaaaaagaaaagcaaaatgttcATCCTATGGAGTGGTGACACAGACCAGGAATATAGGTGTTTTCCCAGTTGTGTTGCAGATGAAGCTGAGCCAGATCTTTAGACTGAAACAGTGATtacagtgtgtatgtgtgggttgGAGGGGGTTGGAAGGAGGACCAGACACCCACTTTGTGACAGTAGATTTTTTTGACCCTGAAGAAGGAGCAAGAGGACATTCAGGCAACCCTACAGTCGGCTCAGGCTCTGGGGAGACAGCCAGGAGAAGTTTTCTGGATCGAGGTTGCAAGTCACCCCCTGCCCCAGGTCCTCCATTGATGGCTCCATCTCCACTGGGGCACATTCACCTGCTCCATCTCCCAGCATTTCCTCTGTTTGCTGTACCACTGGTCCAGACCCCCAGGCCCTTGGGCCATCTTTCCACTGACCCACCACAGGCCTTTGGGCCCCTAGGAGGAAACCCCTGTGTTGACCAGCTGGGTCGCAGCAGGCTGAGGTGCTGGGCCCCACCCAGGTCCTGCAGGAAGATCTCCGTGAGAAGCTCAGGTGCTCTCCAACAAGGCCTGAGTGTTGCCCTGCTCACCCAGCCTGGTCAACTGTGTCTGCAGCTGCTTGTGCAGGCCTGGGGTAGGGtaggaggaggagacagcaggAGACAATCAGACCACCTTTTCCTCTTAATCCAGCTAGCCCACATCCCTGTGCCCTGACCAAGCTGTCACATGTGGAAAGAAATGTGGTTGGAACTTAGAGGTCCTCTCATCAATTTCTTCATCTCAGATTGTGCTGTTGGTTCTCTCCTTGGAGCTTAAACTCCTGTTGCTCAATCTACCGTGCTTGTAAACCTTCCCAGGATTTTATTCAAATACAAATTTTGATTCAGTCGGTCTGGGTGGGGCCTGAGGCTCTGCAGTTCCAATCAGCTCCCAGGGGGTATCATTGCTGTTTAGTTAAAGGTACAGAGCAGTCTTCTCGTGGTGTGGTCCTTCCACTTGTCACCTGGATCTGGCTAGAAATGCAAGTTCTTGGCCCCAGTAATCTGTCCAGATGATTCTGACACTCTCAAATTGAAaatcaccaaaaaaataaaaagaaaatcgccagaccaggcttccctggtggtccagtggttcagaatctgtctgccaatgcaggggacacaggttcgacccttggtccaggaagatcccatatgctacaagGCAACTGAACTcgtacgccacaactactgagcctacattCTATAGAGTCCGCCAGTCACAACCCCTGAGCCCACGCATGCCCTAGAGGCCATgacctgcaacaagagaagttgcTGCAATAAGAACTCCACAcactgcaaccaagagtagccccgcttgctgcaactagagaaagcccgtgcgcagcaacaaagacccagtgcagccagaaataaataaaattaaaaaaaaaaaattaccaggcTGGGAGACGTCTGAGAAGAGCAGAGCTCAGAATCTGACACTGGTTCTTAAGTGCTGGCCAAGGTGGATGCGTCTTTGCCTGCCTCAGGAAGCCTCTTTATGTGCTTTCGTAGATCATGGTGTCtgatccaccccccaccccagatggCCACGTGGCCTACAAGTGTCAGTCACAGAGACCCAACTCTACATTGTCATTCAGAACTAATCCCTCCAAGAAAGTAAAATTGCTTTCTTGAACACTACTAGGGCTGCTAAAAGAGGAGGGAGTCAGTCTGGGCTGCTGGTGGAGACAGCTGCAGATGGAAGAATGCCAAGCGGAGACAAAT from Muntiacus reevesi chromosome 2, mMunRee1.1, whole genome shotgun sequence harbors:
- the UBE2C gene encoding ubiquitin-conjugating enzyme E2 C, which gives rise to MASQNRDPAAASVAAARKGAEPNGGAARGPVGKRLQQELMTLMMSGDKGISAFPESDNLFKWVGTIHGAAGTVYEDLRYKLSLEFPSGYPYNAPTVKFLTPCYHPNVDTQGNICLDILKDKWSALYDVRTILLSIQSLLGEPNIDSPLNTHAAELWKNPTAFKKYLQETYSKQVSSQDP